From the Streptomyces sp. NBC_01216 genome, the window GAACGCGATGACGGCCTCGATGTGGCGGGCGCTTCCCGAGCTGCTCGGCCCGCTCGCCGCCGACCCCGCGGTCCGGGCCCTGGTGCTGACCGGTGAGGGCGGGACCTTCTGCGCCGGCGCGGACATCTCGACGCTGCGGGAACCGGGTGACGAGCAGCAGGCCCTCGCCGTTCGGGCCGAGGAGTCGCTCGCGCGGTTCCCCAAGCCGACGCTCGCGGCCGTCCGCGGCTACTGTGTGGGCGGCGGGAGCCAGCTCGCCGCGGCCTGCGACCTGCGGTTCGCCGAGGAGGGAGCACGGTTCGGCGTCACCCCGGCGAAGCTCGGCATCGTGTACCCCGCCTCATCGACCCGACGCCTGGCCACGCTCGTCGGGCCGTCGACGGCCAAGTACCTGCTGTTCTCGGGCGAACTGATCGACACGGAACGGGCGCTGCGCACCGGACTGGTCGACGAGGTGCTGCCCGCCGGTGGACTGGACGAGCGGGTGGCCGGCTTCACCCGTGTCCTGGCCGCGCGCTCACGGCTGACCCAGGCAGCGGCCAAGGAGTTCGCGGACGGCCGTACGGACCGCGACGCGCACTGGGCGGAGCAGGCGCGCCACAGCGGCGACACCGCGGAGGGGGTCGCCGCCTTCCTGGAGCGCCGCGCGCCCGACTTCACCTACGGGACGTGACCCCGGCCCCGGACCCGAGCGGGTCCTCCCGGGCGAGGACCCGCTCGGCACGGTCACGCCAGCGCGACACGATCGCGGCCGGTGCCTTGTCGGGCGAACCGGCGTCGTAGGGCGGCTGCGGGTCGTATTCGGTCAGGAGCTGCACGGTCTGCGCCGTGGCGTCGCCCGCGATCCGGCCGAGCAGGTGCAGGGCCATGTCGATGCCGGCGGAGACACCCGCGGCGGTGACGTACTTACCGTCGAAGACGACCCGCTCCCCGGTGGGTTCGGCGCCGAGCGGAACCAGCTCGTCGAGCGCGAGCCAGTGGGAGGTCGCCCGCCGTCCGGACAGCAGGCCCGCACCGGCCAGGACCAGCGAGCCGGTGCAGACCGAGGTGGTCCAGGTGCTGGAGGCGTCCGCGTCACGCAGCCAGTCGAGGATCTCCGGATCGGCCATGGCCTCGCGCGAGCCGGGGCCGCCGGGCACCAGGACGATGTCCGGATCGGGGACCTCGGCGAGGGACCGGTCGGCACGCAGGGCGAGGGTGCCCTGGTCGTTGCGTACGGCGCCGGTCTCCTTGGCGACGAACACGCACTCGGATCCGGGGAGACGGGCGAGGAGTTCGTAGGGGCCGACGGCGTCGAGGGCGGTGAAGCGGTCGTACAGCAGGACGGCGATGCGCATGGCTGGCCTTTCGGGCTTCGGGCTTCGGGCTTCGGGCTTCGGGCTTCGGGCTTCGGGGCAGCGGGCTTCGGGGCAGCGCGCACCGCCACCGGGTGTCCGGTGAGCACCGTGCGGGGCGGTCGCCGCGCGGGTGCGGCAAACGACGGACGGGGCGGGCTTCGGCCCGCGCGCGGTCAGCGAGCGGTCGCCACCGGGGCGTGGAAGCGGCGACGGTACTCCCCCGGCGTGCTGCCGAGGGCCTTCGCGAAGGCGCGGCGCATGGCCTCGGACGTGCCGTATCCGGCGGCCCTGGCGACCTCGCGGACCCCGTCGGAGGTCTCCTCCAGAAGCCTCCGGGCGTGTTCGATCCGGACCCGGTCGACGTAGCGGCCGGGGGTGACGCCCGTCTCCGCCTGAAAGGCGCGGGCGAAGTGGCGGGGAGACAGCCGCACCCGGGCGGCCAGCGACTCGACGGAGAGGTCGTCCCCGGGGTGTTCGGTGATCCACTGCTGGAGGTCGCGCAGCGGTTCGCGCCGAGCGGTCTGGGCGGCGAGCTGGGCGCTGAACTGCGCCTGGTTGCCGGGGCGGCGCAGGAACACCACCAGGTGGCGGGCGATGGCGAGCGCCGAGTCGCGACCGAGATCCTCCTCCACCAGGGCGAGCGCGAGGTCGATGCCCGCGGTGACACCGGCCGAGGTGGAGACCGATCCGTCCCGGACGAAGATCGGCTCCGCCTCGACCGCGACCCGTGGATAGCACCGCGCGAGGTGGTCGCAGACCGCCCAGTGCGTGGTCGCCCGGCGGCCGTCGAGCAGTCCGGCCCCGGCGAGCAGCAAGGCGCCCGAGCACACCGACACCAGACGCTCGGCGCGCGGGGCGTTCTCCCGCAGCCAGTCGATCAGCCGCGGGTCGGGACGCCGGGTGCCCTCCCCGCCGGGAACGAGCAGGGTGTGCGGCGCCTCACCGTCCGCCGCGCCGGCGAGGGTGGTGTCCGGGAGCAGCCGCAGGCCGCTCGTGGTGCGGACCGGGCCGCCGTCGAGCGAGGCGGTCCGGATCGGGTACACGTCCCGTCCGGCATGGCGGCCGGCTCCGGCGAACACCTCCACCGGTCCGGTGACATCCAGGCTCTGCACGTCGTCGAAGAGCACGGCGAGCACGGGTCGCTTCGTCATGGCTCCATCCTTCGCCGCGGGAGTGGACGGCCGCAATGACGAACAACCCACCTTTCCTGCCCTCGCCGGCGGGCGCCGCGAGGCCCGGGGCGCCGCCTCCGGCCACCCCAAACAGGTCGGCCCCGCCCCGCAGCCCCAGTCCCACCCCAGGGGTTCCGGTCATACCAACCAGTCGGTAACGTGCGGACATGACCTCTCTGCCGCCCCGCGCGGGACGCCGCTGCCACCACGTCCTCAATCCGCTGCACTCCACGGTGTACTTCTCGCCCGACCTGGACCGGGAGTTCCAGGCCCTCGGCTTCGAGGACGCGTCGGCGATGCGGCTGGCCTCGCGCAGCGCCGCGATGGGCGCCGTGGGCGCGGGCACCGTCGCCGCGGCCTTCTACAACTACAACGTCGAGCTGCTCGCCCGGCACCTGCCGTCCGTGTGGGACGTCGCACCGCCGCGGGAGGTGCTCGCGGCCCGGCTGCGGGCCGCGGACAGCACCCTGCGGCGCCTGCTCGGCAAGGAGACGATCGCCTCGCCGGAGATGGCCGAGGCCGCCGAACTGGCCCTGCGCGCCACCGATGCCTGCAGCCGGCATGCCCGCCCGCTCTACTCGGGCCACGCCGATCTCGAGGTGCCCGAGGAACCGCACCTGGCGTACTGGCACGCCGCCACGCTGCTGCGCGAGCACCGCGGGGACGGTCACCTGGTGGCTCTTGTCAACGCCGGTCTCGACCCGCTGGAGGCGCTGGTCAGCCACACCGCCACCGGCATGGGAATGAACCCGCGCTGGGTGCTCGGCAGCCGTGGCTGGAGGCGCGCCGACTGGGAGGCTGCGGCCGGACGGCTGCGGGAGCGCGGGCTCCTCGGCGCCGAGGGCGAACTGACGGCCGAGGGCGCCGCGCTGCGGGACGCCGTGGAGGAGCACACCGACCGCTTGGACGCCGCACCCTACGAGCGTCTCGGCGCGGCCGGGGTCGAGCGCCTGACCGCCCTCGGCAAGGCGTTCCGCGACACCGCCTTCCTGGCGGGCGCCTTCCCCTCGGACCTCAACGGCAAGGGCTGAGCACGGCCGCCTCGCGGGGCGGGGTCGTCCCGGGACGGCGGGGCGGGCGGGCGCCGCGCGCGGAACGGGGTGTGTGCGGCATTCCGGCGGGCGACCCGGCAGAATGCAGTCGCAAGCTTGAGGCACGAGAAGGCGAGTCGGGACACCGTGACGACGTCCATCGAAAGCAGGATCGCCGAGGAACTCGGCGTACGCGAGCGACAGGTGAGGGCGGCCGTCGAACTGCTCGACGGCGGCTCGACCGTGCCGTTCATCGCGCGCTATCGCAAGGAAGCGACCGAGATGCTCGACGACGCGCAGCTGCGCACGCTCGAGGAGCGGCTGCGCTACCTGCGGGAGCTGGAGGACCGGCGGACCGCCATCCTCGAATCCGTCCGCGAACAGGGCAAGCTGACGGCGGAGGTGGAGGCGCGGCTGCGCGAGGCCGAAACCAAGGCCCGCCTCGAGGACATCTACCTGCCCTTCAAGCCCAAGCGGCGCACCAAGGCGCAGATCGCCCGTGAGGCGGGCCTGGAGCCGCTGGCGGAGGGGCTGCTCGCCGATCCGTCGGTGGCTCCGGCCGCCGCTGCGGCGGCCTTCGTCGACGCGGACAAGGGCGTCGGTGATCCGCAGGCCGCGCTGGACGGGGCCCGCGCCATCCTGACGGAGCGGTTCTCCGAGGACGCGGATCTGATCGGCGAGCTGCGGGAGCGGATGTGGGCCCGGGGCCGGCTGGCGGCCCGGGTCCGCGAGGGCAAGGAGGAGGCGGGCGCGAAGTTCGCCGACTACTTCGACTTCGCCGAGCCGTTCACCGCACTGCCCTCGCACCGGATCCTCGCGATGCTGCGCGGCGAGAAGGAGGACGTGCTCACGCTCGAGCTGGAGCCCGAGGAGCCGTCCGACGTGCCCGGCCCGTCCTCGTACGAGGGGACGGTCGCGCACCGCTTCGGTGTCGCGGACCGCGGGCGTCCCGGTGACCGGTGGCTGCTGGATACGATCCGTTGGGCCTGGCGGACCCGGATCCTGGTGCACCTCGGCATCGACCTGCGCCTGCGCCTGCGCACCGCGGCGGAGGACGAGGCGGTACGCGTCTTCGCCGCCAACCTGCGCGACCTGCTGCTCGCCGCCCCGGCCGGGACACGGGCCACGCTGGGCCTGGACCCGGGCTTCCGTACGGGTGTGAAGGTCGCCGTGGTCGACGCGACCGGCAAGGTCGTGGCCACGGACGTCATCCACCCGCATGTACCGGCCAACCGCTGGGACGAGGCGCTGGCGAAGCTCGCCCGGCTGGCGAAGGAGCACGCGGTCGAGCTGGTGGCCATCGGCAACGGCACGGCCTCCCGCGAGACCGACAGGCTGGCGGGCGAACTCGTCGCCGCGCATCCGGAGCTGAACCTGACCAAGGTCATGGTCTCGGAGGCGGGCGCCTCGGTGTACTCCGCGTCCGCGTTCGCCTCGCAGGAACTGCCCGACATGGACGTGTCACTGCGGGGCGCCGTCTCGATCGCGCGGCGGCTCCAGGACCCGCTGGCGGAGCTGGTGAAGATCGACCCGAAGTCGATCGGGGTCGGGCAGTACCAGCACGACCTGTCCGAGGTGAAGCTGTCGCGCTCGCTGGACGCGGTCGTCGAGGACTGTGTGAACGGCGTCGGCGTCGACGTCAACACGGCCTCCGCCCCGCTGCTCTCGCGAGTGTCGGGCATCGGCGCGGGCCTGGCCGAGAACATCGTGGCGCACCGGGACACCAACGGCCCGTTCCGTTCGCGCCGGGCCCTGAAGGACGTGGCACGGCTCGGCCCGAAGGCGTACGAGCAGTGCGCCGGCTTCCTGCGGATCCGGGGCGGCGACGACCCGCTGGACGCGTCGTCCGTCCACCCGGAG encodes:
- a CDS encoding enoyl-CoA hydratase/isomerase family protein: MEPQLKQRVADGVATLVISHPAKRNAMTASMWRALPELLGPLAADPAVRALVLTGEGGTFCAGADISTLREPGDEQQALAVRAEESLARFPKPTLAAVRGYCVGGGSQLAAACDLRFAEEGARFGVTPAKLGIVYPASSTRRLATLVGPSTAKYLLFSGELIDTERALRTGLVDEVLPAGGLDERVAGFTRVLAARSRLTQAAAKEFADGRTDRDAHWAEQARHSGDTAEGVAAFLERRAPDFTYGT
- a CDS encoding SCO6745 family protein, translating into MTSLPPRAGRRCHHVLNPLHSTVYFSPDLDREFQALGFEDASAMRLASRSAAMGAVGAGTVAAAFYNYNVELLARHLPSVWDVAPPREVLAARLRAADSTLRRLLGKETIASPEMAEAAELALRATDACSRHARPLYSGHADLEVPEEPHLAYWHAATLLREHRGDGHLVALVNAGLDPLEALVSHTATGMGMNPRWVLGSRGWRRADWEAAAGRLRERGLLGAEGELTAEGAALRDAVEEHTDRLDAAPYERLGAAGVERLTALGKAFRDTAFLAGAFPSDLNGKG
- a CDS encoding GlxA family transcriptional regulator → MTKRPVLAVLFDDVQSLDVTGPVEVFAGAGRHAGRDVYPIRTASLDGGPVRTTSGLRLLPDTTLAGAADGEAPHTLLVPGGEGTRRPDPRLIDWLRENAPRAERLVSVCSGALLLAGAGLLDGRRATTHWAVCDHLARCYPRVAVEAEPIFVRDGSVSTSAGVTAGIDLALALVEEDLGRDSALAIARHLVVFLRRPGNQAQFSAQLAAQTARREPLRDLQQWITEHPGDDLSVESLAARVRLSPRHFARAFQAETGVTPGRYVDRVRIEHARRLLEETSDGVREVARAAGYGTSEAMRRAFAKALGSTPGEYRRRFHAPVATAR
- a CDS encoding DJ-1/PfpI family protein: MRIAVLLYDRFTALDAVGPYELLARLPGSECVFVAKETGAVRNDQGTLALRADRSLAEVPDPDIVLVPGGPGSREAMADPEILDWLRDADASSTWTTSVCTGSLVLAGAGLLSGRRATSHWLALDELVPLGAEPTGERVVFDGKYVTAAGVSAGIDMALHLLGRIAGDATAQTVQLLTEYDPQPPYDAGSPDKAPAAIVSRWRDRAERVLAREDPLGSGAGVTSRR
- a CDS encoding Tex family protein, with amino-acid sequence MTTSIESRIAEELGVRERQVRAAVELLDGGSTVPFIARYRKEATEMLDDAQLRTLEERLRYLRELEDRRTAILESVREQGKLTAEVEARLREAETKARLEDIYLPFKPKRRTKAQIAREAGLEPLAEGLLADPSVAPAAAAAAFVDADKGVGDPQAALDGARAILTERFSEDADLIGELRERMWARGRLAARVREGKEEAGAKFADYFDFAEPFTALPSHRILAMLRGEKEDVLTLELEPEEPSDVPGPSSYEGTVAHRFGVADRGRPGDRWLLDTIRWAWRTRILVHLGIDLRLRLRTAAEDEAVRVFAANLRDLLLAAPAGTRATLGLDPGFRTGVKVAVVDATGKVVATDVIHPHVPANRWDEALAKLARLAKEHAVELVAIGNGTASRETDRLAGELVAAHPELNLTKVMVSEAGASVYSASAFASQELPDMDVSLRGAVSIARRLQDPLAELVKIDPKSIGVGQYQHDLSEVKLSRSLDAVVEDCVNGVGVDVNTASAPLLSRVSGIGAGLAENIVAHRDTNGPFRSRRALKDVARLGPKAYEQCAGFLRIRGGDDPLDASSVHPEAYPVVRRMVKSTNAEVASLIGNGAVLRSLRAGDFVDEHFGLPTVTDILRELEKPGRDPRPAFRTATFKEGVEKIGDLVSGMVLEGVVTNVAAFGAFVDIGVHQDGLVHVSAMSKTFVKDPRDVVKPGDVVKVKVLDVDVPRKRISLTLRLEDEATADAGAGAPRRERGERGGRPPQQRRSGGGRQGGQGGGQGRTGQAAAPANSAMADALRKAGLLNEGGGGKRQGR